A genomic region of Anopheles coustani chromosome 3, idAnoCousDA_361_x.2, whole genome shotgun sequence contains the following coding sequences:
- the LOC131272364 gene encoding SPRY domain-containing protein 7 has protein sequence MFCCLKNCLNGVLPAQAVHITKTSNPVQLDSSHMGHEVVIIKNGLRACGTGGVLANAPLVQSKSYFEVKLQQSGHWSIGLATQQTDLNQSVGGKDKESWCLNSNHLVLHGGEVIYRLDASKTGQQHGGQNSPGHGSASLETSPSSTVPVDLTPGSAPVFPIVGGPNTGSSGTDQTGLPQEGDTIGVAYDHVELNFYLNGKNLNVPVLNVRGNVHPCMFVDDGAILDIVLDNFAYGPPPGFERILVEQSLL, from the exons ATGTTCTGTTGTCTAAAGAACTGCCTCAACGGGGTATTGCCAGCGCAGGCGGTACACATCACGAAAACATCTAACCCGGTGCAGCTGGACTCGTCACATATGG GCCACGAGGTGGTGATCATAAAGAACGGCCTGCGGGCATGCGGAACCGGCGGCGTACTGGCCAACGCACCGCTTGTACAATCGAAATCTTACTTCGAAGTAAAGCTGCAGCAATCGGGCCACTGGTCGATCGGACTGGCGACACAGCAGACCGACCTGAACCAGTCGGTCGGTGGCAAGGACAAAGAATCGTGGTGTCTTAACTCGAACCATCTGGTGCTGCACGGCGGGGAGGTCATCTATCGGTTAGACGCGAGCAAGACCGGCCAACAGCACGGTGGCCAAAATTCACCCGGCCACGGATCCGCCAGTCTCGAAACTTCCCCGTCCTCAACCGTACCCGTCGACCTAACGCCCGGCTCGGCCCCGGTGTTCCCCATCGTCGGGGGACCTAACACCGGAAGCAGCGGTACTGACCAAACTGGCCTCCCGCAGGAAGGTGACACGATAGGCGTTGCGTACGATCACGTCGAGCTGAACTTCTATTTGAACGGCAAAAACCTGAACGTGCCGGTGCTAAACGTGCGTGGTAATGTTCACCCCTGCATGTTCGTCGACGACGGGGCCATCCTCGACATCGTGCTGGACAACTTCGCCTACGGGCCACCGCCCGGCTTCGAGCGGATTCTCGTCGAGCAGTCGTTGCTTTGA